A genomic region of Parvularculales bacterium contains the following coding sequences:
- a CDS encoding cob(I)yrinic acid a,c-diamide adenosyltransferase, with amino-acid sequence MVTLNKIYTKTGDKGDTALGDGQRRPKHDRRVEAYGAVDEANSAIGMVRLHTANDETLDSLLARIQNDLFDLGADLCRPAPPDNDGESTDKALRITPVQVTRLEEEIDRLNADLNPLRSFVLPGGTPAAAHFHLARALTRRAERRITALATHEPVGEPAVAYINRLSDLLFVAARHANNKGADDVLWTPGANST; translated from the coding sequence GTGGTAACCCTCAATAAAATTTACACCAAAACCGGAGATAAAGGTGACACGGCTCTGGGAGATGGCCAACGTCGTCCCAAGCATGATAGGCGGGTCGAGGCTTATGGAGCGGTAGATGAAGCCAACAGTGCCATCGGCATGGTACGGCTCCATACGGCCAACGATGAGACGCTGGATAGTCTGCTGGCCCGCATCCAGAATGATCTGTTTGATTTGGGCGCTGATTTATGCCGCCCCGCCCCGCCGGACAATGACGGTGAAAGTACAGACAAAGCCCTGCGCATCACCCCCGTTCAGGTCACACGTCTGGAAGAGGAAATTGACCGGCTCAATGCCGACCTTAATCCCCTGCGCTCTTTCGTGTTGCCGGGGGGAACCCCCGCCGCCGCCCATTTTCATCTGGCCCGCGCCCTGACACGTCGGGCCGAGCGGCGCATAACCGCCCTTGCAACTCACGAACCCGTAGGCGAGCCTGCCGTGGCCTACATTAACCGTCTGTCGGATTTGCTATTTGTCGCCGCCCGTCATGCCAATAATAAAGGGGCCGATGATGTTCTCTGGACACCGGGCGCAAACAGTACGTAA
- a CDS encoding haloalkane dehalogenase: protein MSDQKISSAEHPKKHVSVQGKQMAYVEIGDVTSDKTVVFLHGNPTSSYLWRNIMPHLSDSARCIAPDLIGMGESEKLSPSGPDRYRFVEHREYLDGILEALNPGDNITLVIHDWGSALGFDWARRHPDRVKGIAYMEAIVRPLSWDEWSEAARDIFKAFRSPAGEEMILKNNIFVERVLNGSVLRDLTEEEMTVYRRPFSEEGESRRPTLTWPRQIPLEGEPEDVVAIVEDYAKFMAETDMPKLFINAEPGAILTGVQRDFCRSWKNQTEVTVKGIHFVQEDSPNEIGEAIANWQKSI, encoded by the coding sequence ATGAGTGATCAAAAAATTTCCTCTGCGGAACATCCGAAAAAGCATGTCTCCGTTCAGGGCAAACAGATGGCATACGTGGAAATAGGAGACGTTACATCTGATAAGACTGTCGTGTTTTTACACGGCAATCCTACGTCGTCCTATCTGTGGCGCAACATCATGCCCCATCTGTCAGATAGCGCGCGGTGTATTGCGCCCGATCTAATCGGCATGGGAGAGTCGGAAAAACTCTCGCCCTCCGGCCCGGACCGGTATCGTTTCGTAGAGCACCGCGAGTATCTTGACGGCATCCTTGAAGCGCTGAACCCGGGCGACAACATTACACTGGTCATTCATGACTGGGGATCGGCCCTTGGCTTTGACTGGGCACGGCGGCATCCGGACCGCGTAAAAGGCATTGCTTACATGGAGGCCATCGTGCGTCCTCTTAGCTGGGATGAGTGGAGCGAGGCAGCCCGCGATATATTCAAGGCGTTTCGCTCTCCGGCGGGAGAGGAGATGATTTTGAAAAACAATATCTTTGTTGAGAGAGTCCTGAACGGCTCTGTTTTGCGCGATCTGACGGAAGAAGAAATGACCGTCTACCGGCGGCCGTTTTCTGAAGAAGGGGAAAGCCGCCGCCCCACCCTGACATGGCCCCGCCAGATCCCACTGGAGGGGGAGCCGGAAGATGTCGTCGCCATTGTTGAGGATTACGCCAAATTCATGGCCGAAACGGATATGCCAAAATTGTTTATCAACGCCGAGCCGGGTGCCATTTTGACAGGCGTACAACGGGATTTTTGCCGCTCGTGGAAAAACCAGACGGAAGTCACCGTTAAGGGCATACATTTTGTTCAGGAAGATAGTCCTAACGAAATCGGTGAAGCAATCGCAAACTGGCAGAAGAGTATTTAG